In a genomic window of Helianthus annuus cultivar XRQ/B chromosome 10, HanXRQr2.0-SUNRISE, whole genome shotgun sequence:
- the LOC110887011 gene encoding sucrose synthase, which produces MAERVLTRVHSLRERLDSTLATHRNEILMVLSRIESHGKGILKPHQLMSEFEEICKEDQSKLHDGAFYEVLKCTQEAIVQPPWVALAIRLRPGVWEYVRVNVNALVVEELSVPEYLHFKEELVDGGASNGNFVLELDFEPFTASFPRPTLTKSIGNGVEFLNRHLSAKMFHDKDSMHPLLDFLRTHHCKGKTMMLNDRIQNLNSLQSVLRKASEYLSTLDAATPYSDFEHKFQEIGLERGWGDKAERVMEMIQMLLDLLEAPDACTLEKFLGRIPMVFNVVILSPHGYFAQENVLGYPDTGGQVVYILDQVPALEREMLKRIKEQGLDIVPRILIVTRLLPDAVGTTCGQRLEKVFGAEHSHILRVPFRTEKGILRKWISRFEVWPYIETFTEDVAKEVTAELQAKPDLIIGNYSEGNLVASLLAHKLGVTQCTIAHALEKTKYPDSDIYWKNFEEKYHFSSQFTADLIAMNHTDFIITSTFQEIAGSKDTVGQYESHTAFTMPGLYRVVHGIDVFDPKFNIVSPGADMGIYYSYTEKDKRLTALHPEIDELLFSSVENEEHLCVLKDKNKPILFTMARLDNVKNLTGLVEWYAKNERLRELVNLVVVGGDRRKESKDLEEQAQMRKMHELIETYKLNGQFRWISSQMNRVRNGELYRVIADTRGAFIQPAFYEAFGLTVVEAMTCGLPTFATLHGGPAEIIVHGKSGFHIDPYHGDQVTELLVNFFEKTKQDPSHWEAISKGGLQRIQEKYTWQIYSDRLLTLAGVYGFWKHVSKLDRLEIRRYLEMFYALKYRKLAESVPLAVDQ; this is translated from the exons ATGGCCGAACGTGTTTTGACCCGTGTTCACAGTCTTCGTGAGCGCCTCGACTCTACTCTGGCAACCCATCGTAATGAAATCCTCATGGTTCTTTCAAG GATCGAAAGCCATGGCAAAGGAATATTGAAGCCTCACCAACTGATGTCTGAGTTTGAAGAGATCTGCAAGGAGGATCAGAGCAAACTCCACGATGGCGCCTTTTATGAAGTTCTGAAATGCACGCAGGAAGCAATCGTGCAGCCTCCATGGGTGGCGCTTGCCATTCGTCTCAGGCCTGGTGTCTGGGAATATGTAAGAGTCAACGTCAACGCCCTCGTCGTCGAGGAGTTGAGTGTTCCCGAGTATCTTCACTTCAAAGAAGAACTGGTTGATGGAGGAGC GTCGAATGGCAACTTCGTGCTGGAGCTGGACTTTGAGCCTTTCACCGCATCCTTCCCCCGGCCCACCCTGACCAAGTCTATTGGGAACGGGGTGGAGTTCCTCAACAGGCATCTCTCTGCTAAAATGTTTCATGACAAGGACAGCATGCACCCTCTCCTCGATTTCCTCCGAACCCACCACTGCAAGGGCAAGACTATGATGCTCAATGATCGCATCCAAAACCTCAACTCTCTCCAGTCTGTCTTGAGGAAGGCCTCCGAGTACCTTTCCACCCTCGATGCAGCAACTCCATACTCTGACTTTGAACATAAGTTTCAAGAGATCGGCCTCGAGAGAGGTTGGGGTGACAAAGCAGAGCGTGTCATGGAGATGATCCAGATGCTGCTGGACCTTCTGGAGGCCCCTGACGCCTGCACTCTCGAGAAGTTCCTTGGAAGAATCCCTATGGTTTTCAACGTGGTCATTCTCTCCCCCCACGGTTACTTTGCCCAAGAAAACGTTTTGGGCTATCCCGACACCGGTGGTCAGGTGGTTTACATTCTGGACCAAGTTCCTGCTTTGGAGCGTGAGATGCTCAAGAGGATCAAGGAGCAGGGGCTTGATATTGTTCCTCGCATTCTCATTGTAACAAGGCTTCTCCCTGATGCGGTAGGAACCACCTGCGGGCAGCGTCTTGAGAAGGTGTTCGGGGCAGAGCACTCTCATATTCTCCGAGTCCCCTTTAGAACTGAAAAGGGAATTCTTCGTAAATGGATCTCTCGCTTTGAGGTGTGGCCCTACATTGAGACTTTCACCGAGGATGTCGCCAAAGAAGTCACTGCAGAGCTGCAAGCCAAACCGGATTTGATCATTGGAAACTACAGTGAGGGCAACCTGGTTGCCTCTTTGCTAGCCCACAAGTTGGGTGTCACCCAGTGTACCATTGCCCACGCCCTGGAGAAAACCAAGTACCCTGATTCTGACATCTACTGGAAGAACTTTGAGGAAAAGTATCATTTCTCTTCTCAGTTCACAGCCGACCTTATTGCCATGAACCATACCGACTTCATCATCACCAGTACTTTCCAAGAGATCGCTGGAAGCAAGGACACGGTTGGACAGTATGAGAGTCACACAGCCTTCACAATGCCCGGACTCTACAGGGTGGTCCATGGGATAGATGTTTTTGACCCCAAGTTCAATATTGTTTCTCCTGGTGCTGACATGGGGATCTACTACTCTTATACCGAGAAAGACAAGAGGCTCACAGCACTCCACCCTGAAATTGATGAGCTTCTCTTCAGTTCTGTTGAGAACGAAGAACACCT ATGCGTGCTGAAAGACAAGAACAAGCCAATCCTCTTCACTATGGCTAGATTGGACAATGTGAAGAACTTGACAGGACTGGTGGAGTGGTATGCCAAGAATGAGCGCCTTCGTGAGCTGGTGAACCTTGTGGTGGTGGGTGGCGACAGAAGGAAGGAGTCCAAAGATCTTGAAGAGCAGGCCCAGATGAGGAAGATGCACGAGCTGATTGAGACCTACAAGCTGAATGGCCAGTTTAGATGGATTTCTTCACAGATGAACAGAGTGAGGAACGGGGAGTTGTATCGTGTGATTGCAGACACCAGGGGAGCATTTATCCAGCCTGCATTTTACGAGGCGTTTGGGTTGACAGTGGTGGAGGCCATGACCTGCGGCTTGCCCACCTTTGCAACGCTTCATGGTGGCCCTGCTGAGATCATTGTTCATGGGAAATCTGGGTTCCACATCGACCCCTATCACGGGGACCAGGTCACCGAGTTGCTTGTGAATTTCTTTGAAAAAACCAAACAAGACCCTTCTCATTGGGAGGCTATATCCAAGGGTGGCCTACAGCGTATCCAGGAGAA ATACACATGGCAGATCTATTCGGACCGGTTGTTGACGCTTGCTGGAGTTTATGGATTCTGGAAGCATGTATCAAAGCTTGACAGGCTTGAGATCCGTCGATATCTTGAAATGTTTTATGCTCTCAAGTACCGCAAACTG GCTGAATCTGTTCCGTTGGCTGTTGATCAGTAA
- the LOC110887012 gene encoding eukaryotic translation initiation factor 3 subunit K, which translates to MGREQSQMSYTVEQLVAVNPYNPDILPDLENYVNEQVSLQTYSLDANLCLLRLYQFEPERMSTQIVAHILIKALMAMPAPDFSLCLFLIPERVQMDEQFKTLIVLSHYLETAKFRQFWDEAAKNRHILEVVPGFEQAIQEYAVHVLSLTYQNVPRSVVAEAINIEGVSLDKFIEQHGWIVEGKGELVSLPRNEFNHPELRKASSANSIPLDRITRIFPLLG; encoded by the exons ATGGGAAGGGAGCAATCTCAAATGTCATACACCGTGGAGCAACTCGTTGCTGTCAATCCCTACAATCCTGACATCCTCCCAGATCTTGAAAATTACGTCAACGAACAG GTTTCATTGCAGACGTACAGTTTAGATGCAAATCTTTGTCTTCTTCGCTTGTATCAG TTTGAGCCAGAGAGGATGAGCACTCAGATCGTAGCTCACATTTTGATAAAG GCTCTTATGGCAATGCCTGCTCCAGATTTCAGCTTATGTCTCTTTTTAATCCCAGAGAGAGTG CAAATGGATGAACAGTTCAAGACTCTTATAGTTCTCTCCCACTATTTGGAG ACTGCTAAATTTCGTCAGTTTTGGGATGAAGCAGCCAAAAACCGCCATATTCTTGAAGTTGTGCCAG GGTTTGAGCAAGCAATTCAAGAATACGCTGTTCACGTTCTGTCTCTGACGTACCAAAATGTCCCAAGATCTGTTGTTGCTGAG GCAATTAATATTGAGGGGGTGTCTTTGGATAAGTTTATTGAGCAGCACGGTTGGATTGTGGAAGGCAAAGGCGAACTTGTGTCACTGCCTAGGAATGAGTTCAATCATCCTGAGCTGAGGAAGGCAAGTAGTGCCAACAGCATCCCGTTGGATCGTATTACTCGTATTTTCCCTCTTCTTGGTTAG